A DNA window from Heterodontus francisci isolate sHetFra1 chromosome 49, sHetFra1.hap1, whole genome shotgun sequence contains the following coding sequences:
- the LOC137358432 gene encoding tubulin alpha-1 chain-like, which produces MERLSVDYGKKSKLEFSVYPAPQISTAVVEPYNSVLVTHCTLEHSDCAFMVDNEAIYDVCRRNLDIERPTYTNLNRLIAQVVSSITASLRFDGALNVDLTEFQTNLVPYPRIHFPLATFAPLISAEKAYHEQLTVAEITNSCFEPANQLVKCDPRQGKYMACCMLYRGDVVPKDVNASIATIKSKRSIQFVDWCPTGFKVGINYQPPTVVPGGDLAKVQRALCMLSNTTAIAFAWTRLNLKFDKMYAKRAFVHWYVGEGLEEGEFQDAREDLASLEKDYEEVGVDSSYLDRRAEEEEE; this is translated from the exons atggagagactctccgTCGACTACGGCAAGAAATCCAAACTGGAGTTTTCCGTTTACCCCGCGCCGCAGATTTCCACCGCGGTGGTCGAGCCGTACAACTCCGTACTCGTCACCCACTGCACCCTCGAGCACTCTGACTGCGCCTTCATGGTGGACAATGAGGCCATTTACGACGTCTGCCGGCGTAACCTTGACATTGAGCGACCGACCTACACCAACCTCAACCGTCTCATTGCACAGGTAGTGTCGTCCATCACGGCGTCGCTGCGGTTCGACGGTGCCCTCAACGTGGACCTGACTGAGTTCCAAACCAACCTGGTCCCCTATCCCCGAATTCACTTCCCTCTGGCCACCTTTGCGCCCCTTATATCGGCCGAGAAGGCTTACCACGAGCAACTCACGGTGGCGGAGATCACCAACTCATGCTTTGAGCCAGCCAACCAGCTGGTGAAGTGCGACCCCCGCCAGGGCAAGTACATGGCGTGCTGCATGCTGTACCGAGGAGACGTGGTGCCCAAGGATGTCAACGCCTCCATCGCCACCATCAAGAGCAAGCGCTCGATCCAGTTTGTTGATTGGTGCCCGACTGGGTTCAAG gtTGGCATCAACTACCAGCCGCCGACGGTGGTGCCAGGGGGCGACCTGGCAAAGGTGCAGCGAGCTCTCTGTATGCTGAGCAACACCACCGCCATTGCTTTCGCTTGGACCCGCCTCAACCTCAAATTCGACAAGATGTACGCCAAGCGGGCCTTTGTGCACTGGTACGTCGGGGAGGGCCTGGAGGAAGGGGAGTTCCAGGACGCACGGGAGGACCTGGCCTCACTCGAGAAGGATTACGAAGAGGTGGGCGTCGATTCATCCTATCTGGACAGAagggcagaggaggaggaagaataa
- the LOC137358247 gene encoding tubulin alpha-3 chain-like: MERLSVDYGKKSKLEFSVYPAPQISTAVVEPYNSVLVTHCTLEHSDCAFMVDNEAIYDVCRRNLDIERPTYTNLNRLIGQVVSSITASLRFDGALNVDLTEFQTNLVPYPGIHFPLATFAPLISAEKAYHEQLSVAQITNSCFEPANQLVKCDPRQGKYMACCMLYRGDVVPKDVNASIATIKSKRSIQFVDWCPTGFKVGINYQPPTVVPGGDLAKVQRALCMLSNTTAIAFAWTRLNLKFDKMYAKRAFVHWYVGEGLEEGEFQDAREDLASLEKDYEEVGVDSSYLDRRAEEEEE, encoded by the exons atggagagactctccgTCGACTACGGCAAGAAATCCAAACTGGAGTTTTCCGTTTACCCCGCGCCGCAGATTTCCACCGCGGTGGTCGAGCCGTACAACTCCGTACTCGTCACCCACTGCACCCTCGAGCACTCTGACTGCGCCTTCATGGTGGACAATGAGGCCATTTACGACGTTTGCCGGCGTAACCTTGACATTGAGCGACCGACCTACACCAACCTCAACCGTCTCATTGGACAGGTAGTGTCGTCCATCACGGCGTCGCTGCGGTTCGACGGTGCCCTCAACGTGGACCTGACTGAGTTCCAAACTAACCTGGTCCCCTATCCCGGAATTCACTTCCCTCTGGCCACCTTCGCGCCACTTATTTCGGCCGAGAAGGCTTACCACGAGCAACTGTCGGTGGCGCAGATCACCAACTCATGCTTTGAGCCAGCCAACCAGCTGGTGAAGTGCGACCCCCGCCAGGGCAAGTACATGGCGTGCTGCATGCTGTACCGAGGAGACGTGGTGCCCAAGGATGTCAACGCCTCCATCGCCACCATCAAGAGCAAGCGCTCGATCCAGTTTGTTGATTGGTGCCCGACTGGGTTCAAG gtTGGCATCAACTACCAGCCGCCGACGGTGGTGCCAGGGGGCGACCTGGCAAAGGTGCAGCGAGCCCTCTGTATGCTGAGCAACACCACCGCCATTGCTTTCGCTTGGACCCGCCTCAACCTCAAATTCGACAAGATGTACGCCAAGCGGGCCTTTGTGCACTGGTACGTCGGGGAGGGCCTGGAGGAAGGGGAGTTCCAGGACGCACGGGAGGACCTGGCCTCACTCGAGAAGGATTACGAAGAGGTGGGCGTCGATTCATCCTATCTGGACAGAagggcagaggaggaggaagaataa